From one Danio rerio strain Tuebingen ecotype United States chromosome 19, GRCz12tu, whole genome shotgun sequence genomic stretch:
- the nt5c1aa gene encoding 5'-nucleotidase, cytosolic IAa isoform X1 yields MSLDPVQVMKGQEPMPNTCPSASNGDTKASWEDSNKDMLENVGSKKPKSGPVRRARKVEGGIFFPKPENAVTIAVSSRVMFRTEKEQKVFEQKGIEEYLRYQVEHENEPFAPGPAFPFVKALEAVNTRLRELYPESEELFDIVLVTYNHAHVGVRLINTINYHNLFIERFCMTGGSSPIGYLKAFHTNLYLSADAEKVQEALSEGIAAATMFMPEKQIEVSETQLRVAFDGDAVLFSDESERIFKAHGLDKFFEHERENENRLLDHGPLKGFLEVLGKLQKKFYAKGHRLDCPIRTYLVTARSAASSGIRALKTLRAWGLETDEALFLAGAPKGPMLEKIRPHIYFDDQMFHVEGAVEMGAIAAHVPYGIAQKYPHKKSSNTAK; encoded by the exons ATGAGTCTTGACCCTGTTCAGGTCATGAAGGGGCAAGAGCCTATGCCCAACACTTGCCCATCGGCCTCAAACGGGGATACCAAAGCATCCTGGGAGGACAGCAACAAGGATATGCTTGAAAATGTTGGTTCCAAGAAGCCCAAATCA GGACCTGTGAGACGGGCCAGGAAGGTGGAGGGAGGCATATTTTTT CCCAAACCAGAAAACGCAGTGACCATAGCCGTGTCTTCCCGAGTTATGTTCCGCACAGAGAAAGAGCAGAAGGTGTTTGAGCAGAAAGGCATCGAGGAGTACCTCAGGTATCAGGTGGAGCACGAGAACGAGCCCTTTGCTCCTGGCCCAGCATTCCCATTTGTCAAG GCTCTGGAGGCAGTAAACACCCGGTTGAGGGAGCTCTATCCAGAAAGCGAGGAGCTTTTTGACATTGTGCTGGTAACTTACAACCATGCCCATGTTGGCGTCAGACTCATCAACACCATCAATTACCACA ATCTATTCATCGAGCGGTTCTGCATGACGGGAGGCAGTAGCCCCATTGGGTACCTGAAAGCGTTTCATACAAACTTGTATTTGTCTGCCGATGCCGAAAAGGTTCAGGAGGCCCTCTCTGAAG GAATTGCAGCAGCCACCATGTTTATGCCAGAAAAACAGATCGAGGTGTCCGAGACGCAGCTGAGAGTGGCATTTGATGGCGATGCCGTTCTCTTTTCTGATGAGTCTGAGCGCATTTTTAAAGCCCACGGCCTGGACAAGTTCTTCGAGCATgagagggaaaatgaaaacagatTGCTGGATCAT GGGCCACTGAAGGGTTTTCTGGAAGTGCTCGGGAAGCTTCAGAAGAAATTCTACGCTAAAGGCCACCGTTTGGACTGTCCCATTCGCACCTACCTCGTGACGGCCCGCAGCGCAGCCAGCTCAGGCATCCGCGCCTTAAAGACTCTCCGTGCCTGGGGACTCGAAACAGACGAGGCTCTTTTCCTGGCCGGGGCTCCAAAAGGCCCCATGCTGGAGAAAATCCGGCCCCACATATACTTTGATGACCAGATGTTCCATGTGGAGGGAGCCGTGGAAATGGGTGCCATCGCTGCCCACGTGCCCTATGGGATTGCACAGAAATACCCGCATAAAAAAAGCAGCAATACAGCAAAATAG
- the nt5c1aa gene encoding 5'-nucleotidase, cytosolic IAa: MSLDPVQVMKGQEPMPNTCPSASNGDTKASWEDSNKDMLENVGSKKPKSPKPENAVTIAVSSRVMFRTEKEQKVFEQKGIEEYLRYQVEHENEPFAPGPAFPFVKALEAVNTRLRELYPESEELFDIVLVTYNHAHVGVRLINTINYHNLFIERFCMTGGSSPIGYLKAFHTNLYLSADAEKVQEALSEGIAAATMFMPEKQIEVSETQLRVAFDGDAVLFSDESERIFKAHGLDKFFEHERENENRLLDHGPLKGFLEVLGKLQKKFYAKGHRLDCPIRTYLVTARSAASSGIRALKTLRAWGLETDEALFLAGAPKGPMLEKIRPHIYFDDQMFHVEGAVEMGAIAAHVPYGIAQKYPHKKSSNTAK, from the exons ATGAGTCTTGACCCTGTTCAGGTCATGAAGGGGCAAGAGCCTATGCCCAACACTTGCCCATCGGCCTCAAACGGGGATACCAAAGCATCCTGGGAGGACAGCAACAAGGATATGCTTGAAAATGTTGGTTCCAAGAAGCCCAAATCA CCCAAACCAGAAAACGCAGTGACCATAGCCGTGTCTTCCCGAGTTATGTTCCGCACAGAGAAAGAGCAGAAGGTGTTTGAGCAGAAAGGCATCGAGGAGTACCTCAGGTATCAGGTGGAGCACGAGAACGAGCCCTTTGCTCCTGGCCCAGCATTCCCATTTGTCAAG GCTCTGGAGGCAGTAAACACCCGGTTGAGGGAGCTCTATCCAGAAAGCGAGGAGCTTTTTGACATTGTGCTGGTAACTTACAACCATGCCCATGTTGGCGTCAGACTCATCAACACCATCAATTACCACA ATCTATTCATCGAGCGGTTCTGCATGACGGGAGGCAGTAGCCCCATTGGGTACCTGAAAGCGTTTCATACAAACTTGTATTTGTCTGCCGATGCCGAAAAGGTTCAGGAGGCCCTCTCTGAAG GAATTGCAGCAGCCACCATGTTTATGCCAGAAAAACAGATCGAGGTGTCCGAGACGCAGCTGAGAGTGGCATTTGATGGCGATGCCGTTCTCTTTTCTGATGAGTCTGAGCGCATTTTTAAAGCCCACGGCCTGGACAAGTTCTTCGAGCATgagagggaaaatgaaaacagatTGCTGGATCAT GGGCCACTGAAGGGTTTTCTGGAAGTGCTCGGGAAGCTTCAGAAGAAATTCTACGCTAAAGGCCACCGTTTGGACTGTCCCATTCGCACCTACCTCGTGACGGCCCGCAGCGCAGCCAGCTCAGGCATCCGCGCCTTAAAGACTCTCCGTGCCTGGGGACTCGAAACAGACGAGGCTCTTTTCCTGGCCGGGGCTCCAAAAGGCCCCATGCTGGAGAAAATCCGGCCCCACATATACTTTGATGACCAGATGTTCCATGTGGAGGGAGCCGTGGAAATGGGTGCCATCGCTGCCCACGTGCCCTATGGGATTGCACAGAAATACCCGCATAAAAAAAGCAGCAATACAGCAAAATAG